Proteins encoded in a region of the Rutidosis leptorrhynchoides isolate AG116_Rl617_1_P2 chromosome 9, CSIRO_AGI_Rlap_v1, whole genome shotgun sequence genome:
- the LOC139867476 gene encoding AP-1 complex subunit gamma-1-like, protein MSIEYRKWLACFAINILGWFLFNCDSNIRYGTLNMLMRVVSIDDQAVQRHRIVILESVKIPTARPELPKLSRNKSNRCG, encoded by the exons ATGAGCATTGAATATAGAAAGTGGCTTGCGTGCTTTGCAATCAATATTTTGGGGTGGTTCTTGTTTAACTGTGACAGCAATATCAG ATATGGCACATTGAATATGCTGATGAGAGTAGTATCAATAGATGATCAAGCGGTGCAGAGGCATCGCATAGTAATCTTAGAATCAGTAAAG ATACCAACAGCACGTCCTGAATTACCCAAGCTTAGCAGGAACAAGAGTAATCGTTGCGGCTAA